In the genome of Paenibacillus sp. FSL R5-0766, one region contains:
- a CDS encoding lytic transglycosylase domain-containing protein — protein MRILRKKRVLLLMFVSFVLVLFLNTNWMAWFYPIHYKEEIRAQSQSYEVDPFLIASIIKVETNFKTSKESKRGAIGLMQLMPDTANWILEQAKIPDTSLEELKHEPERNIQLGTWYLRNLSDQFDGNEAVMIAAYNAGPGKVNSWLRDGVWDGSFDTVKDIPFGETRHYVQRVIYYYNQYVKIYNTF, from the coding sequence ATGAGAATATTGCGTAAGAAACGTGTACTGCTGTTGATGTTTGTGTCCTTTGTACTGGTGTTATTTCTGAATACTAACTGGATGGCATGGTTCTATCCCATACATTATAAGGAAGAGATCCGTGCCCAATCTCAGAGTTATGAGGTTGATCCGTTTCTGATTGCTTCCATTATCAAGGTGGAGACCAATTTTAAGACAAGCAAGGAATCCAAACGGGGCGCCATCGGGCTCATGCAACTGATGCCAGACACGGCAAACTGGATACTGGAACAAGCCAAAATTCCCGACACTTCACTGGAGGAATTAAAGCACGAGCCTGAACGAAATATTCAGTTAGGCACATGGTATCTGCGGAATCTATCCGATCAATTCGATGGCAATGAAGCAGTTATGATCGCTGCCTATAATGCGGGACCAGGCAAAGTGAACAGTTGGCTTAGAGATGGTGTGTGGGATGGCTCATTTGATACGGTGAAAGATATTCCGTTTGGTGAGACGCGTCACTATGTACAAAGAGTCATTTACTATTATAATCAGTATGTAAAGATCTATAATACGTTCTAA
- a CDS encoding alpha/beta-type small acid-soluble spore protein — MAQSNGNSNNLVVTKASAALEQMKYEVAQELGISIPQDGYQGNMTSYENGSIGGYITKRLVTIAEQQLAGQYQ; from the coding sequence ATGGCACAAAGCAATGGTAACTCCAACAACCTGGTGGTAACTAAAGCTTCCGCAGCACTCGAGCAAATGAAATATGAAGTTGCTCAAGAACTCGGAATCAGCATCCCACAAGACGGATACCAAGGTAACATGACTTCTTACGAGAACGGTTCGATCGGTGGATACATCACGAAGCGTCTGGTAACAATTGCAGAACAGCAATTGGCAGGTCAATACCAATAA
- the nrdR gene encoding transcriptional regulator NrdR, with protein MKCPYCGYMGTKVLDSRPANEAKSIRRRRECEQCARRFTTFEMIEETPLIVIKKDGSREEFSRDKILRGLIRACEKRPVSVETLEMMVSEVEKSLRNTADAEVESRQIGELLMEQLFPVDEVAYVRFASVYRQFKDINMFMKELKSLLSKDNLED; from the coding sequence TTGAAGTGTCCTTATTGCGGTTATATGGGTACCAAAGTGCTTGATTCGCGTCCGGCCAACGAGGCAAAATCCATTCGTCGTCGCCGTGAGTGTGAGCAGTGTGCCCGCAGATTTACAACGTTTGAGATGATTGAAGAGACTCCACTGATTGTTATTAAGAAAGATGGCAGTCGGGAAGAGTTCAGCCGGGACAAGATTCTCCGCGGGCTTATTCGTGCCTGTGAGAAACGTCCAGTCTCCGTAGAGACCCTGGAGATGATGGTATCTGAAGTAGAGAAATCTCTGCGTAATACAGCCGATGCTGAAGTCGAGAGTCGCCAGATTGGTGAGTTATTGATGGAGCAGCTGTTTCCCGTAGATGAAGTGGCTTATGTACGCTTTGCGTCGGTATATCGCCAGTTCAAAGATATCAATATGTTCATGAAAGAACTGAAATCCCTGTTGTCCAAAGACAATCTGGAGGATTAG